From Veillonella dispar, one genomic window encodes:
- a CDS encoding DUF2815 family protein yields the protein MAKLTTGIVRLSYANIAQPRKNDDGKAKYSSQIIIDKTDKKTIKAFERAIEELKADPKAVAKVEGKAAYLKLNLRDGDTAEAVADQPETYAGKFFINANSDKQPIVFTRDKIKMDQFDIEEEIYSGVYAQVALSVFAYNFNGKKGVGFGLNGVRKVKDGDRLGGVHVSASDFGDDDLGDLDDDDLI from the coding sequence ATGGCTAAATTAACAACTGGTATCGTAAGACTTTCCTATGCAAACATCGCTCAACCTCGTAAAAACGACGACGGCAAAGCAAAATATAGCTCCCAAATCATCATTGATAAAACCGATAAGAAGACAATCAAAGCATTTGAACGCGCGATTGAAGAACTTAAAGCGGATCCGAAAGCAGTAGCTAAGGTGGAAGGTAAAGCAGCATACCTTAAATTGAACTTACGTGATGGTGATACAGCTGAAGCAGTAGCTGACCAACCTGAAACATACGCTGGTAAATTCTTCATTAATGCGAATAGCGATAAACAACCTATCGTATTCACTCGTGACAAAATCAAGATGGACCAATTCGATATCGAAGAGGAAATCTACTCCGGTGTATACGCGCAGGTAGCGCTTTCTGTTTTTGCTTATAACTTCAACGGTAAGAAAGGTGTAGGTTTTGGTCTAAATGGTGTTCGTAAAGTTAAAGATGGTGACCGCCTCGGCGGTGTACATGTATCTGCTAGCGACTTCGGTGACGATGATTTAGGCGACCTAGACGATGACGATTTAATCTAA
- a CDS encoding YadA-like family protein, whose product MNKTLTTALAISALAVNVAGATSNNTVGGTDNTISATSTSSAVWGFQNSIDANNALAFGTNNTVTGENGFAGGNNATAAGRNSFAFGSHAESLVEYTVAIGNQARVSSYDSVAIGNGAFVSGESSVVLGRTNNVTGADTVVIGANNGTVAGGQSAIVGYNNKIGADKEQLVFGSNSESNGQGALTFGTHAKSLATDAVAFGNNTIADQANSVAIGTNSVTDSAIGVDGITINGTRHVFAGEQPASVVSFGSKARAGAGGVTQYNRQLTNVSAGQISADSLDAVNGSQLFAAIDEIETNAKQINNNKTAIVKTQNNLKDLAVGVQMLGDVVSDHEQAIAGHTTAIANNTNRINGNASAINSLGQKVTANTADIRSLEHVADNHEQRITTLENRSTSMANDINNKVNNLGQRVNKLGASSAALAGLHPLDFNRNDKVSYAVSYGRYRNSNAVALGVFARPNERIMLGFGATLGGENQYTVNLAFKTGKGSDYLAEAKDAQSRISKLEALVNKLMSEVEANK is encoded by the coding sequence ATGAACAAAACTTTAACAACAGCATTGGCAATTTCCGCGTTGGCAGTAAACGTAGCTGGCGCAACTAGTAATAATACGGTAGGCGGTACAGATAATACTATCTCCGCAACTTCTACAAGCTCCGCAGTATGGGGTTTCCAAAATAGCATCGACGCTAATAATGCGTTAGCGTTCGGTACGAATAATACCGTAACTGGTGAAAATGGCTTCGCCGGTGGTAATAACGCTACTGCAGCAGGTCGTAACTCCTTCGCTTTTGGTTCTCATGCTGAAAGCTTGGTGGAGTACACCGTAGCCATCGGCAATCAAGCTCGTGTGTCTAGCTACGACAGTGTAGCTATTGGTAACGGTGCCTTCGTATCCGGCGAGTCTTCTGTAGTATTAGGCAGAACTAATAATGTTACAGGCGCTGATACTGTGGTCATCGGTGCTAACAACGGCACAGTGGCTGGCGGCCAAAGTGCCATTGTAGGATACAACAATAAAATCGGTGCTGACAAAGAGCAACTAGTTTTCGGTTCTAACTCCGAATCTAATGGCCAAGGTGCTCTTACATTTGGCACTCATGCCAAATCCTTAGCCACTGACGCCGTTGCATTCGGCAACAATACGATTGCTGACCAAGCGAATTCGGTGGCAATCGGAACAAACTCTGTTACAGATAGCGCCATTGGCGTTGACGGCATTACTATAAACGGTACTCGCCACGTTTTCGCCGGAGAACAGCCGGCAAGCGTAGTAAGTTTTGGTTCTAAAGCCCGCGCTGGTGCAGGCGGAGTAACTCAGTACAACCGCCAACTCACGAATGTTAGTGCAGGCCAAATCTCCGCTGATTCATTAGATGCTGTAAACGGCTCCCAGTTGTTTGCTGCGATTGATGAAATCGAAACAAACGCTAAACAAATTAACAACAATAAAACAGCGATTGTTAAGACACAGAACAATTTAAAAGACCTAGCCGTTGGTGTTCAAATGCTTGGCGACGTGGTGAGTGATCATGAACAAGCTATCGCAGGTCATACTACTGCAATCGCTAACAATACTAACCGCATCAATGGTAATGCATCTGCCATCAATTCCCTTGGCCAAAAGGTAACTGCTAATACAGCGGATATCAGAAGCCTTGAACATGTGGCAGATAATCACGAACAACGTATCACGACTTTAGAAAATCGTTCTACCAGCATGGCTAATGACATTAACAACAAGGTCAACAATCTTGGCCAACGTGTTAATAAGTTAGGCGCAAGCTCCGCAGCACTTGCTGGATTGCATCCACTCGATTTCAATAGAAACGACAAGGTAAGCTACGCTGTAAGTTATGGCCGTTACCGTAACAGTAATGCAGTAGCGCTCGGCGTATTCGCAAGACCTAATGAACGTATCATGCTAGGCTTTGGTGCTACTTTGGGCGGTGAGAACCAATACACCGTAAACCTTGCGTTCAAAACAGGCAAAGGTTCTGATTACCTTGCCGAAGCCAAAGATGCACAAAGCCGTATTTCTAAACTTGAAGCACTCGTAAACAAATTAATGTCTGAAGTAGAAGCTAACAAATAA